Part of the Pseudomonas baltica genome is shown below.
ACCGGCATTGGGCTCGCTGTAGCCCTGACACCAGAGGTGTTCGCCACTGAGGATGCGTGGCAGATGAAAGGCCTTCTGCTCTTCGCTGCCATAGCGCACCAGCATCGGCCCGAGCATGGTCAGACCACTGTCGGGCAAGCGTGCGCAGCCGTGGCTTTCCATCTCTTCCATCATGATCAGTTGCTTGGCCGCGCTCAGGCCCATGCCACCGTATTCCGGCGGCCAGCCGGGGGCCAGCCAGCCTTTTTTCGACAGCAGCTGATACCACTCGCGGCTCTCCTCGGTGCCCATGCGTTTGCGCGGGTTGCGCTTGGTGGCCGGGTAGTTGGCCTGCACCCAGCCGCGTACCTCGGCGCGGAAATGACTGTCGTCCAATGCGTTGTAATCGGTCATGGTTCAGGCTCCGGTGAATTCGGCTGGGCGCTTGCCCAAAAAGGCCGCCTTGCCCTCGGCGTGGTCGCGGCTGAGGAACAGCTGGCTTTGCAGCTCCAGTTCGCGGTCCAGTTGGGCGTCGAGCCCTTCGGCAAGCACCGCCTTGGTCAACGCTAGCGGCAACGGCGCGAGTTTCTCCAGCACCTGCGCGCGGCCCAGGGCGACTTCGAGCGCTTGGCCGACGGGCACCAGGTGGTCGATCAGGCCGAGCTTGTCGGCTTGGGTGGCGTCCCATTTCTCGCCATAGAGCAGCACCTGGCGCGCGCGGCCGCGGCCGATGCGCTGGGTGAGGGTGTGCAGCACGCCCATGTCGGCCATTAGCCCGACCTGGCCGAAGCTGGCGACGAAGCGCGCGCCAGCGCCGGCCACGACGGTGTCGCAAGCCATGGCCAGTGACAGCCCGGCACCGGCGGCCCAGCCCTCGACGGCGGCGATCAGTGGCTTGCTCATGCCGACCATCTGGCGGATCAAACGGTGGCTGCGGCGCATGCGTTCACGGCCGGCGGCCAGATCAGTGACGTGCATATCGGTGATATCGCCGCCTGCGCAAAAGTTGCCGTCGACGCCGGTGAGGATCACGCAGCGCACGTTCGCGTCCTGCTCAGCGCGGACCAGGGCGGCGCACAGCTGCTCGCGCAAGGCCAGGGATACCGAGTTGCGCCGCTGCGGGACGTTGATCGAGAGGATGCGTGTGCGGCCGCGGTCTTCTTCGAGGATGGCCTGGCTCATGCCTGCACCTCGGCGAATACCTGGTGGATGTAACGCGCCTGATGCTGCTCCAGCGTGCCGCCGCTATTGATCAGCACCAACGCCTTGCGCAGGAACAGGCCGATGTCGGCTTCGTCGGTGTAGCCGATGGCACCGTGCAGCTGAATCGCCTCGCGGCAGACCTGCAATGCCGCGCGGCTGCTGCGCAGCTTGGCAGCGCTGACCTGGCGTTGGCGGGCGTCGGCGGCGATGCCTTCATCAATGCGTACGGCGGCCTGGGTGATGATCGCTCGACTCAATTCGATCTGCAGTATGAGGTCGACGCAACGGTGTTGCAGGGCCTGGAAGCTGCCGATGGCATGACCGAACTGGCGGCGTACCTTGAGGTAGTCGAGGGTGCGTTCGAAGGCGCCTTGCATGCAGCCGAGCAGATAGGCGGCGGTGCCCAGGGTGGCCTGGTCCAGCGCCTGTTGCAGGGTGGCGGCGGACATGTCGAGCAGGCGCCCCGGTGCCTGGGTGAATTTCAAGCGGGCGCTGTGGCCACCATCCTGAGTGGCGGCCTGTTGGATTTCTACCCCGCCGGCGCGCACATCGACCAACGCCAGGCCGTGATCGGTGTTCAGCACGAAGGCATCGGCGCAGGCGCCGAGGGCCACGTCGTGCAGCTCGCCACTCACGGTACTGTCGCGGTACTGCACGCTAGCGCGCTGGTGCAGCCCGGCGGGCAGTGTCAGGTGCGTGCCGCTCAGTTGCGCAGCCAGCAAATCGGCAGGCAACAGCGCGGCGGCCAACGTGGCGTCGATCAGCGGCTCGGGTGCCAGGCCGCGGCCCAGTTCCTCCAGCAGGGCAATCGACTCGGCCTGGCCCAGGCCGCTGCCGCCACGTGCTTCGGCCAGGCTCAAGCCCGTCCAGCCTTGCTCGCACAGGGCCTGCCACGGGCCGCGCAGTGCGTGCGGCGCAGTGAAGCGCAGGGCGCGGATGCGGGACAGATCGCCGTCACGCGGCACCACAGCCGCGGCGCTGTCGCGAATCATATTGAGGCGTTCAAGGCGTTCGTAATCGTCGGGCGTATTCAGGGCCTGGTTCATGAGCGATGCTCCTTCTTCAACTCTGATCTGTTCAACACCAATCTGCCGTTGTTGAGCACCACGACATCGCGCTCCACCACTCGGGCGCGGAAGGAGCCGTCGTTCCAGATTTCGGTGCGCAGGGTTTCGCCCGGGTACACCGGCGCGCTGAAGCGCACTTCGAGGCTGTGCAGCAGCTCGCTGCGGTAGTCGGCGAGGACTTCGAACAGCGCCTGAAACGAGATCGCCAGGGTGCACAGTCCATGCAGGATCGGCCGTTCGAAGCCAGCGCGAATTGCCACGTCGGGGTTGGCGTGCAGGGGGTTGTCATCACCGTTGAGGCGATAGTAGAGCGCCTGTTCCGGGCGGGTCGGGTGGTCGATCACGCAGTCGGGCGTACCCTCGGGCATCGCATGCGCGGCACGCACCGGGCCGCTGGGCGCGCCGCAGCCACCGTCACCGCGCAGGAAGGTGGTACTGGAGGTGATAGCGAACACTTCCCCGCTGGCGGCGTCCACCAGTTGTTTATCGCTGTAGAGCAGGGCGCCTTTGCCGGGGCCTTTGTCGACCAGCCCGGTGACGCGGGTGCGGCCGATGATCTCGCCAGCCACCGGAATGGGTTTGTGCCATTCGATACGTTGTTCGCCCAGCACCAGTTTCAGCGCATCGACGCCGGTGGCTGGATTGCCCAGCCAGAAGCCGGGGTAGGCGAGCACCACGGGGAAGCACGGGTGGGCCTGAAAATCGCGGGCCGAGTCGACGAAATCCAGTTGCTTGCGGTCGAGCGGGTCTGCGGCCATGCCCACCGACAATGCATAAAAGGCGGTGTCCTGGCGGCTCAGGTGCTGGTGCACATCCGGGATAGGGTAATTCAGCAGAGTCTCAGGATTGAGTGGCATGGGGCACCTCTTGGCTGATGATCACCGCATCGGCGGCGAACGCGCCTTGGCCGGCGGGCATGGCGAACACCGGGTTGAGGTCGACCGATTGCAGGCTGTCGCCCGCGCGCCAGGCGAACTCGGAGAGCTTCGCGAGCATCTGCGCCAAGGCGTCGATGTCCACGGGTGGGCGGCCACGGGCACCCAGCAACAGAGGCGCGCCCTTGATGCTGCGGATCATCTTCTCGGCCTCAGTGGCGTCGAACGGGCAGCGCCGCAGGACCACGTCCTTGAGCACTTCGACAAAGATCCCGCCGAGGCCGAAGACTGCCACCGGGCCGAACATCGGGTC
Proteins encoded:
- a CDS encoding enoyl-CoA hydratase-related protein translates to MSQAILEEDRGRTRILSINVPQRRNSVSLALREQLCAALVRAEQDANVRCVILTGVDGNFCAGGDITDMHVTDLAAGRERMRRSHRLIRQMVGMSKPLIAAVEGWAAGAGLSLAMACDTVVAGAGARFVASFGQVGLMADMGVLHTLTQRIGRGRARQVLLYGEKWDATQADKLGLIDHLVPVGQALEVALGRAQVLEKLAPLPLALTKAVLAEGLDAQLDRELELQSQLFLSRDHAEGKAAFLGKRPAEFTGA
- a CDS encoding acyl-CoA dehydrogenase family protein yields the protein MNQALNTPDDYERLERLNMIRDSAAAVVPRDGDLSRIRALRFTAPHALRGPWQALCEQGWTGLSLAEARGGSGLGQAESIALLEELGRGLAPEPLIDATLAAALLPADLLAAQLSGTHLTLPAGLHQRASVQYRDSTVSGELHDVALGACADAFVLNTDHGLALVDVRAGGVEIQQAATQDGGHSARLKFTQAPGRLLDMSAATLQQALDQATLGTAAYLLGCMQGAFERTLDYLKVRRQFGHAIGSFQALQHRCVDLILQIELSRAIITQAAVRIDEGIAADARQRQVSAAKLRSSRAALQVCREAIQLHGAIGYTDEADIGLFLRKALVLINSGGTLEQHQARYIHQVFAEVQA
- a CDS encoding MaoC/PaaZ C-terminal domain-containing protein; its protein translation is MPLNPETLLNYPIPDVHQHLSRQDTAFYALSVGMAADPLDRKQLDFVDSARDFQAHPCFPVVLAYPGFWLGNPATGVDALKLVLGEQRIEWHKPIPVAGEIIGRTRVTGLVDKGPGKGALLYSDKQLVDAASGEVFAITSSTTFLRGDGGCGAPSGPVRAAHAMPEGTPDCVIDHPTRPEQALYYRLNGDDNPLHANPDVAIRAGFERPILHGLCTLAISFQALFEVLADYRSELLHSLEVRFSAPVYPGETLRTEIWNDGSFRARVVERDVVVLNNGRLVLNRSELKKEHRS